The Myxocyprinus asiaticus isolate MX2 ecotype Aquarium Trade chromosome 19, UBuf_Myxa_2, whole genome shotgun sequence nucleotide sequence atGAGATGGCACCcatcagtaactcggcagaatggggtagATGTCAGGATGTTCACTAGCAATATATAAAGttcctgtgtaatcatgttgtTCTCATCCAAAGCAACCCTTGCAAAAAATCTAGAATTCTGGCGAAGTattggcaaacttgccgcaaaatTGCCACtccttattttcacatgcaaaagagCTTGTGATGTTTGCAgatcttcaccggtagtggtgaacctgcagcaaacctttggcaacaatggacaatttgctgtaAGTTTCCCGCAAAgcaatgaactctcaatttttatTAACTCTAGAGTTATTATTACAGGGAGAGTTTGGTTGGAGCAACCTGTGGTTAAGAGCACAATGTTCTTAGATCACAAATTGCCTTGTCTCATCTGGGTTTCCAGTCCAGTTCTCTAACTACTAAGCAACATCACCTCCATTGGAGTTATTTTTACCACCCAGAAAATAAATACCTTGCTTTTTCTGAGTAACAATGTCTAGTTTCAGAGTATGTCACAGTGCAAGTACTTGGAGAGATGTCTGGGACTTACTAAAACGATTGAAAATGTCTATGTTGTTCTCACTGTTGTGCTCTGACAGCTGTTCTTGCTGACTTTGACTTTGTGATTCCGATGACTTTGCCGGAAATCCCTGTGACTGACGGCTGATGACGGCATCTCAGACTAGACTAGTTTTTTGATGCCCCCATTTACACTGATGGTTTGGGTGTGTTGAGATGGCACTATTTGAACTCTATTGTAGATGCCGTGAATTGTTATGGTCATCATAATGCCAGTATACTGGCATGGGCTCAGATCTCCCTGTTTTATGAAACCATGATAGGCACACATGTGGGTGTCTAGTGGGCTAATTGCCCAGGCAGCAACCCTGTATGTGTAAATGCCTTTAATTTCACCTATTGCACTGATGACAGTGTGTGGGcttcaacaaaaacatgaactaagtgcaaatagcaatagatGCTACTGTATTTAcacagtgtaaatagcaacaaaaagaaTCTTCTTTGCACaatttgcactcctaattaaattctaacatacagtataggggcatcactgcagtgtgtttattgtgcttatttagagtcccacagacaccccctgcccctaaacctaaccttaaataATTAACCATAgtgtcaccatggtattttgtagaaaaattatagtaaccacaaaattaaacatggtttctATATTaataccatattactgtagtaacaccatggttattgCATTAAAacttcttccaaaaaaaaaacatggtaacttcaatattactatagtaaaaccatggttaatttaacaCAGATCAAAGCTTTCTCTCAACTCTGAGACCGTCACCATGAAATCACTGTGAGAAAATCAGCCTTtagattcatttttatttattattagaagtagtattaaaggacatattaagagtggaaacagaaaACAGTCTTCAGTTTTTGTGTTCCCACCAGACTATATGAGTGCAAATAACAGCACTgtatggcaggtgctatttacacctagagcAAATAGCCAATCCATTTTAGAGCATACAATATTTTTTCTGACATTGCTGTAGCTacctgatttatttttttgtttttttacttgatgTTTGAACTTTTAATCACTTTTGCACATATGTTggccaactttttgttttcattgattgttTTGCACTAAATAAACATTTGCGCACGGTAACTctgaaatttcaagcattgtcagcagtgtTCTGTGTTGTGACATACTtccttcatctaaaactattttaaacaaatgtttcttATTGCAGTTGGTAagactttacaatatggttgtatttgttaacattaactaatgcaatatgaaccaacatgaacaaacaatgaacaattgtattttttttataaattaacattaaccaagatgaataaatgctgaaaaattaTATtggtattgttagttcatgatacataatgcatttactgaACAAATAGaatcttactgtaaagtgttaccctgtgATTATTATACTTGCAGTTTTCAGTACCTCATATTAATTTACACACTAATTgaagccccattgtaccctactttaCAAATCTCAAGGTCATTAGTATAGATATTAGTGTCATGGTTTGCTTTGGTTCTCTTTTGCCTTAATCTTTTACTAAGCTTCATATTTGGGGGGTGTTGGTGGTTTGGGGGGTTCTAAGAATTCCCTTTAACCTGCTTTAGAGAATTACAGCTTGTGCCAGTACATTAAGCTTGAATTATTCAAAACACTTTCTAAGCATTGAACAGTCCTCAGTCAGGATGAGAGCTAAAAATAAACCAACACACAATCCTTTGAATTTCTTAAATGTTCAACATTTTAAACGTTAATATGTAGGTGATGTATTTGTCTTGGGGGAAATTATATACTGAATAATCAAACAAAGTAAAGTTTGGGCCATTGGAGCAACACTTTAGTGGAATGAATATTTATGAGAGCTAATTGGGACATtaaattgactatttatacagtatgttgctcAAAATCAGTCTTGgagtttctgttttttttatatatatatatatgatacggGGCCAATACATGAAAATAGATTCCAATATATTATTTAGGAGAAAAAAAGCTTCAAATCCCTTCAAATGCGACAAAGTACATGAAACTATGACTTTTGGAGAGTGAAAGGAAGGAACTAATCAGAGGGGCTAGATAAGAGGAGAGGGACTGAAGTTGCACAagacatacacatgcacatagaAATAGCTTCCACTGATGTCCTGTCAAGTTGGACCTCTGCTGTTTGTGTTGTCAAATAGGTATCTCAGGTCCCTGCTGAATTCCAAATTGATCTAAGCTGAAGAGTCATCTTGGCACTCTTGCGAGTCTCAGGCTTCTCCCAGTCTGTCAGCAAAGAGAAATCCCGGTTTGAGGCCACCAGCTGCAGTGTTCAGCACTTTCTCTCTGACCTTGGCACAGGGGCCATTGTGGCATCTGCAGGGACCCGAACTCTGTGATGCTGTACACAAGGAAGCTGCTGTCATTGTGTCAGCACAACTAAAGCTGGACAGGTAGAACTAAAGCACCAGGATCAAATTTAAGCACTGTGATGCTGAACTGCTCAAAAAAACTACATGCAAGCATTTTAACTCACTGCAGGGAGTTGATTCATGGAGGAAAATTACGGTGACATTGCATTGGGAGAGCAATCCCACAGGAAAATGGTTTTGAATTTATGAATTctaccaaaattacctgccataccATGCTAGTAGAGGACATTTCAAATAAGGATGTTCCAAAGTACCATAAAGCAATGCAAATCACACAGCTGTGGTTATCATGAAttccatcattttatttttaaattcgtttttgttttttgttttttttgttttttcatttcatCTCACATAATCTGctaacatcactttttttttttttttttttttagaaatagaaGCACCAGGGGAAATGAATCTCAACCCCTTATTCACTTTTTAACTCAACTGTGCTTTAAATGCATTATCATACTTTTCATGAATGCAAAATATGTATGGATGTTTGCTCACTCTTCCATTCCCCAACATCTCACATTAAAGGGATACAGTATAGGACGTCCTTTGGAACAGTCTATGCAAAGAGCTCATGGAATTCATTTCTCACAATAAGTATTACAATAtactataatatttatatatctatGTACATATATGGCACTTGAATACATAAAAGCAAGAGATCAGTTTCCCACAAATGAAAGCAATGGGCGCtttggtgtcaaaaacaaacaaacaaacaatcaaacaaacaaacaaacaaataaaacaaaacaaatgaaaaagatAGACAGTTAAGCGTTATGCAGCATTGGCCAGTTCACTGGCTACTTATCTGCAAGTCAGTTTGAACACAACGGAACGATAACTTACGTTAAGGTCAGTGGTGCAAGCACAGGCAACCAAATTATTAAAGATGGCAATCTATTTGATCTAAGCTAACAGAGAGATATGATTCATTTAGTATggataaacatttataaactgcGCTCTAACTATTTGTGAGTAAACAAACTATTGTATGTGCTACTATCTGAAACCAGagtattttttgagaatgagaatATCTATATACAGCTATGCTATAAATATATATGGTACaacggggtaaaaggctcctttgattttattttctcccaaaacactaaatagcaccacaaactaccacagtactgtttgtcactatgcagtatgcactgcaaaaaaattactgatccatgagatctttgcgtgtggtgtctaaaggttgatttggaggcaatttgatctaattttttatattttttaaaatgttgcaaatttatgaaatttaacacatttattttgagacaaaatacttatttatcattttcagttttgttcaaggtcattaaatccaaagttttttttattaactgtcCAATCGAGAcgaatttgtttatagaatacttgatgttataaaatgccaaatgtgtttaaaattaacaggaaatcgtGCAGCCTTTTCTGAAGTATTTATGTCTTACTTTGTTACTCAAAAAGTCATCTTGCTGTCTAaatattatttgcattagtttacaAATTGTGCATTTTAGGCTAACTATTGCTCTtctatctacacaatatcactttaaaccccctagggccttttaccccaagtgtgtgggacttttaccccaagtgtgtgggacttttaccccaagtgtgtgggactTTTACCTCAAGTGTGTGGGACTTTTACCTCAAGTGTGTGGGTTAAAAGGCTCCCATaccaccttttcttaaaaactgaattttaatcaaaacaaccttccgttcttattttttgtcacacaaatgatgttgctccatagatattcaataaaaatattattatttttgatgcattttgtgacaaaattttcttaagccccgttgtaccctacctATAGGCTATATACGGTGAGTATATAGGctatttatatataaaactacACAGCACAAATCGGGTTCGTTTGGCttcttaaaatgtatatttagtgCAAAACATATTCGGGTTCATCTGATCATGtggacaaataaaacatattgtaaGCTTTCCGTCCGGACCAATACAAATATTAACAATGCTAAAAAGTTGCATCAGTGCTCTTCAGTAACTGATAAGAAACAAACGTTTGGTCCGTTTGATTTGGTTGTCCATAACAGACAAATAAAATCCATCTACCCCACCATGAAACAGGTGAGATGAATAGTTCATAACGTAACTTTTCTTCTATATATATAATCGAATGAATCTATACGATGGGAGCGTTAGACGTAGGCGGAGTCACTTGACTGGGTGCGGCCGAAATTCGGCATACTCATCCGCGGCAAGTCCTTGTTTCTGATCTCATATATGGACTTCCTCCTGGCCTGCACCCCCCTCACCGCCGTTTTAATTTTCCTCCAGCCCAGGTGATTGAGTTCGGCTAGGTTGAGCACTACGCAAAGCCCACTGACCGCGAACATGAAGACGAGGAACACGGTTTTCTCCGTGGGTCTCGAAACGTAGCACTCGACGTCTTTGATGCAAGGGTACCGGTCGCACTCGTACACCGCGGGCACGTTGAATCCGTACAAGAAATATTGACCCACCAGGAAGCCGATCTCCAGCGCGTTCCTAAAAACCACCTGAATGATGTAAAAGCGCGAGATGCCCTCTTGCCTTCTCATTTTAGATTTGGTAGTTCTCATAGCCGAACTGGGGATCTCTTTCACTTCCAAGCAGTCGGGCTCGGACTCTTTGGTGGAATTTTCCGTGTTCTGAAGTACTCCGTTCACGAGGGTGTTTTTGATCTTTTTGCTGTTGTCTCGTTTCATCGATTCAGGATCTCTATCTAGGGAGAGGTAGACTGTGGAGTATCTC carries:
- the LOC127410127 gene encoding gap junction delta-2 protein; this translates as MGEWTILERLLEAAVQQHSTMIGRILLTVVVIFRILIVAIVGETVYDDEQSMFVCNTLQPGCNQACYDKAFPISHIRYWVFQIIMVCTPSLCFITYSVHQSAKQKERRYSTVYLSLDRDPESMKRDNSKKIKNTLVNGVLQNTENSTKESEPDCLEVKEIPSSAMRTTKSKMRRQEGISRFYIIQVVFRNALEIGFLVGQYFLYGFNVPAVYECDRYPCIKDVECYVSRPTEKTVFLVFMFAVSGLCVVLNLAELNHLGWRKIKTAVRGVQARRKSIYEIRNKDLPRMSMPNFGRTQSSDSAYV